In the Colletotrichum lupini chromosome 4, complete sequence genome, CAGTCGTCGTACAAAgaattctttttactaatttagctagttaatttctaattgcaGGCCGGCCGCGgggaagttatttagtaaaaaaggctacttaaggtaacggtaaaatactaattacctaagtagttccgtcgattagcgtagtttaacgtaataaacgtcgacctctcgtaggtagtaaagggctataattacttaattccgtacggtatttaagaatcgcctcctttttcgtctacttctataaggttaattaatacgaatctcctatcccgtatagtattaagaggtcgtctcttctacgtagcgagataccttaccgatttataataataaaatttaattactaattagtattagtatccctattataaagtagttagttcgaaccgtagttaacgaagagattaattaaactatataaatatctgcgtaggtataaaaaggaggttctaactataggttaggctagctacgataatcgtaaatagggcccctaattggcccctgcgcagttggctatataccgcggtcgaattggacttctaatccgacaatTCCGTTCAACCCATATGCCTCATTCGTTCTTATTTCTACTTCTTTCCACTCTTTTGGTCTATCCATTCTATACAACGCAACATCTTTTGTCACAATGAAGTTCACTCCTGTTGTCTTGGCCGTTGCCCAGGTGGCATCCGCTCATTACTTCTTCGACACCGTGGTTCAAGACGGTACCGCCGGAAAGTCTTTCCAGTACATCCGAGACTTCACCCGTGCCACCAAGTATAATCCGATCAAGTTCTCGAACAACCCCGCCGCCGATATTCGCGATGGTTCCTACATCGACGGCCCGGACAGCAGATGCAACCAGGGAGCTTACACCAACGCCGCCAAGACGGAGGTCCTCGACGTCACTGCGGGAAGCGACGTTACGGTTAAGCTTGGCGTAGGCGCCACCATGCAGCACCCTGGTTAGAAGACTCTGTCGCCGCGTGATTCGCCTCGACGTTGCACGTTGACTAACATCTGCATCCAATTACTATAGGACCTGCTCTGTACTACATGTCGAAAGCCCCCGATGGCAGCGTCAAGGACTACGACGGCTCAGGTGACTGGTTCAAGATTGGCGAGACTGGCGTTTGCACCCAGAGTGGCGACTTCACAAAAGACGCTTGGTGCACTTGGGACAAGAACACTCTTACCGCCACCATTCCCAAGGATACGCCTTCAGGGGAGTATCTCCTGCGCTTTGAGCACATCGGTAAGAGTTTGATATTGGCTTCAAATTTGCGTACGTCATTTGTATCATGATAATCTAACAAACTATCCCAGGCGTCCACAAGTCGTTTGACCACGAGCCTGAGCACTTCGTGTCTTGCGTCCAGGTCAAGGTCACAGGAGGCGGAAACGGCATCCCTGGCCCTCTGGTCAAATTCCCTGGCGCGTACAAGTACACCGACCCTTACGTGAGCTTCAGTCTCTACAACGGATACAAGGCTTTCCCGATGCCTGGTCCTGCTGTGTGGACCGGCGGATCGAGCGACGTCAACAACACCTCGGCAGCTGAGGCAACGGTCCCAAGCAATCTACCTTCGACAACCCTGATCACCGCTACTCGTTCTGCTACTCCCAGTGCAAAGGCTGCTGCTGGATGCGCCAAGCTCCGTCGCTGATGAGCCTGTATACCGAGCATGTATATCGGCAATGCGCGACATAGGCCCTGCCTCTGGTATTACTTCCGCCAGACGGTTGACGAAGTATGTCGGGATAGAGGCTTCTGCTCTTTGTTGAGATGCTACTTTAGGCGCTGCCTAAGTGTTGCTTTAATTCTATTGTACAATTTTGAAGACAAAACTTTACTTGCCATAGCCaaagaactatatattatcACAATCCTGCTCAAGCTGCCCAGAGCCGAGAATCAGATGAGCTAACCCCAGGTTTGATATGTGGGCAAGATTCGTATTAGGTGAGAAGTCAAGATGTAAGCAATGGGCGGCCTACGCCGTACAAGTACTTTTCAGTCCTGGACTCAGATTGCCTCGATCGTGCTTGTGGTTTCGTGGGAGTGAGATCCCTGTCCAAGCCACGGATGGTTGACTAGGCGGTCAAAGATTCGTGTATGTTGGAAGAGGGATGCCGAGGTGGGGGTCACAGACGAGAACGGATGGAATAATGGTGACTACTATGGAGGTGGGGAAGGCACCTCTAAGGTCTACCGCCAACCTAGGTCTTGGTCATCCTTCATCCTCCTTGAGATCTCACAGTGCAGTTCCATTCTATAGAAAGGAGTATTACCAAGGCACAGTATAGGTGAGTAGTGCGAGAGCCGAGCACATTCAATCATGGCTATGGCTATTAAGCTAACTGTACTGATCCTTGACAGCTCGAGGGAAATAGAGAGCTCACCGTCCCCAAACGGTAAAAGAGAGTTACCCCATGATTCCCAACGTATGACCCCCACATAGTCCCGCAAACATCCCTGGCCCCAGGTGTCCAAGAAATCCCATATTCCTTCTGTCCTAACGCCGGATCTGATGCCGGGGAGCTGCAAGGTGGGGGCGGTCCGACGAGAAAGTCGGCTGATATTTGGGGGGTTCGGGGATGACCAAGCAGCAAGGAACAAAGGCATCGTTTCATTGCTGCCATGCTAGGCCCTACCCCATGGGGTCGTTTCCCCGCGTTTGGATTGTTCTCCACGTTTGCCTGGGGATAGGGGGAAAATGAAGGGAAGAAGATGATTGTGGGACGAGGAGAAGGAATGGGAGGTTGTTCAAAGGTTGACGGGTCCGGGGAAAAGGAGGTTAAGTTCAGGGCCTTCCCACGTCTTTTGACCGCCGCATGTTTGGCTTCTTATAGGCAGGTCTCCTTGTCTGTCACCTCGCCAACTTCCTCAATCCCAGTTGCTATCCGATACCTGAGCCACGAGAGGAGTAAGCTATACTCAGTCTTGGACCAATAAACAACCATGGATATGGACAAGACAGAGAGGTCTTCGGACCAGGTCGAGGACGTCAACGCCGATAAGCTAAGCCAGCATGGCTGCAACCTCATCATGCCAGCCAGCTTGGCGGCCTTGAGTCAGGAGGAGTATGAGAGAATTGGCAAGAAGGCGACGTTGAAAATGGACTTGGTGATCATGCCCATCATGGTCATCATGTACATCCGTGAGTGCAACCCGCGTACTCCAACCATCTACTCCCAGAGGACACGACTAACATATCtgataattaaagttaactacCTCGACCGCCAGAACATTGCCAGCGCAAAGCTCGCCGACATCACCACAGACCTGAACCTGAGCCAAGTCGAGTACCAGACAACCGTCAGCATTCTGTTTGTTGGCTATAGTGAGAACTTCCAATCCGTTCAGTCGCAGAAACACTTTTCTCAAACCCTGGCTAACACGGAAGCTCCGCAGTCCTCATGCAAGTTCCCTCGAACATGATTGTCGGCAAGATCAAGTGGCCCGGGGCGTACATCTGCTGTGGCATGGCCGCATGGGGTGTTATTTCTTCCCTCATGGCCGTGGTGCATAACTACGAAGGCCTACTGATGGCGCGCTTCTTCCTTGGCTTCGTTGAGGCCATCTTCTTTCCTGGCGCACTGTACTTCCTCTCCCTGTTCTAGTAAGGGATCCCAATCATGTGCTCTTGGTCCCGAGCGATGTTGATCTGTGTCTCTCTAGTAACCGAAAGCAATTTGCCTTGCGGACTGCCATCCTCTATTCTGGTTCCCAGCTGGGCAATGCGTTCGGCGGTCTCTTCGCCATCGCCATCCTGAACCTAGATGGTGCACACGGACTTGCAGGTTGGCGTTGGGTATCTCTTCTTTATCTGAAGCCTTCTCGGTCTAATCATGGAAACCACAGCTCTTCCTCGTAGAGGGCGTCATCACCGTCGGCTTGGCCATTCCGTTCGCATGCATCCTGCCCAATTCCAACAAGAAGATTCCCACTCTGACCCAACTGGAGTGCGAATGGGTGCAGTACAACTTCGCTGCAGATCAGGGCCAGGAAGATAATTCCAGCGAAGTCACCGCTATGAAGGGTTTCATGATGGCCGTCACGGATCCAAAGACCTGGATGCTCATGGGAGTCCTTTACTCTGTAAGTCGCACACCTCACCTATCTGCCCCCTTCCATGCACCTTTCCGAAGACGTTAGAGAAGTCTCTGGCACACCATGAACAATTTTGCTAACTCACTTGGACTATCAGACTTACATCGTCGGCGCCGTCGCAAACTTCTTCCCCTCCGTCGTCGGCGGCCTCGGCTTCTCCCGCACAATGACCTACGCCCTCACCGCGCCCCCCTTCCTCCTCTGCGTCATCACCATGCTCCTAAACGGCTTCCACTCAGACCGCAAACAAGAACGTTTCCTCCATATCGTCATCCCCCTATGCATCACCCTCGTCGCCAACATCATCGCCGTCTCAACAACCAACACGGCAGCACGCTACGTTGCCATGATGCTTCTCCCCGGTTCTTTCTACGCTGCCGCGGTGGTCGTGCTCTCTTGGATCACTGGTAGTCTGGCCCAACCTTCGGTCAAGCGTGCGAGTGCCATTGCCCTTATCAACGCCATGTGTAACACGCCGAATATCTGGGGTAGTTATCTGTATTATGGTGCGCCGAGATACGTTACGGCGTTTATTGTGAATATTGCGGCGACAGGTTTGGCGATTGGATTCGCTACGGTGACGAGGATTTGGTTGAGAAGGTTGAATGCCAAATTGGACCGGGGCGAGGACACGGGGAAGCATGGGCCGACGCAGGCGCAGGTCGCTGGAGGGTTCAGATATCTCATTTGAAGCTTCTACTGGGGAATGCTTTTATGTTCAGCTAAGAGTCTTGAGGAAGGATTTATTCGCTATGTTTAATGGTGTTGACACTGCCTTAAGCTTCTACAAGCTTTTGAAATTGAATTAAGTCCGAGACAATTGGCCATGAACTCCCTGCTCGTGCACTTATCCCCTCTACCAACAACTGAGCTACCTGTTCCATCGCGCCTCAGTATGGAGAATGATTGTCTAGCAAGCTGAGTGGTCACCTCTTATCTTTGACGTAGCAGAATTTCCCGCGATGCGCTTTTCTTCCACGGAACACAAGAAATGAGATCATTATTAAAGTGAATTAGATAGACTCTATGGTAAGAAGGCTCCTTGTAACGGAGAAACATAGTACTTGTCGGCGATCTCAGTTAACACATAGCCCTTAAACTAGTCTACAACTTCACCCTCCCTGTAACTTCCTTCTCAGCACGTTCGCTATTAACCATCTCAGGAACAATTTCTTCCACACTCGTGGCACCAGCGAGCGCCATATTAGTCTGTAGCTCATGTCTTAGGATCTGCACCAACCGCCTGACACCAGCCTCGCCATAGCCAGCCGTCATCGAGTACAAGAACGGCCGACCAATGCCAACAGCTGTGGCACCAAGAGCAATAGCCTTTAGGACATCCGTACCGCGTCTGATGCCACCGTCGACAAATACATGGAATTTGGCTCTTGTCCCAGGAAAGAGGAGGTGCGGCGCGTATCTACGAATCTCAAGGAGCGTCAGCATGGGAGCCTGCGCCGTATCCTGCGACCTTCCTCCGTGGTTCGATAGCACGATACCATCCACGCCGTGCTCGTGAGCGATGACCGCGTCTTCAACAGATTGGATCCCCTTGATGACAATCGGCAACGAGGTCGTCTGCCTTATCCATGTCAAATCGGCCCACGTCAACCCCGCATTCAGCAACCCAGAAGCCGTTGTCTTCGCCACGCCGCTGGGTTCTGAAAGGGGTTCATCGCCAGCAGTCAGCCTTTCATCGCGCTCACGTTTGCCGATGACTGGCGAATCGACCGTCACAAAGATCGCTTTCGCACCCAACCTCTCTGCCTTCCGAATCGTAGCTTGTGCCTTATCTCGGTTTCGATCAACGTACAGCTGAAAAAACAACGGCTGTGCTTCGTTTACCCTGGCGCCGAAGATGGACTCGACCGAGGCGCTCGGCTTGGTGGGCATACAGTACATGATCCCTTCCTTGCCCGCAGCCCTCGAGAGAATCGTCTCGGCTTCGGAGTGGGCGTACTTGGCCTGTCCAGTAGGCGAAATGTAGAAAGGTAGTGAAGTATGGAGGCTGAGGATATTGGTGGACGTGGAGATGGAGTCGACGTTTCGGAGAATGCGCGGGCGGAGGGCGAGCTTGCGGAATATGCGGCGCGAGTCGTCAAGGCTCTGTTCGTCTTCTGCGCCTGAGTAGTAGTACGCCCAGCCCATGGGCGAGAGGTACTTCTCCGCGACCTTTTCAAAATCGTCGGCGTTGATGATGGCTCCTAAATGTGGGAAAGCAGGCTTTTGCTTTTCGGGAGCGTTCGACGAGGCATCTTGCGGCTCTGGTAGTGTTGCTGGGTCTACGGGACCCAGGCAGCGATCTGGTGATAGGGTCTCTGTGATGAGGTCTGGGTTGTGGATGGAGTCGTAGTCTTCTGTCGCGTCTCGGCCAGCGCATTTGATGATGAGTTTTGCGCCGCCTGGGTGCTCATCAAGGAAGTCTAGTCTAGTGTGAGCGGGCAATGTGAAGCTGGGTACCGGAGCATGTGCGTACCTGTGACGTCCCATACTTGGCCATGCACAACGACCCAGCACGAGTCTTTGGTGTTGTTCTTCGCAACCTCCGTACCGCTAACAACCATGGTGATGATGACTGATGATTATCAGTGATTTTGAGCGAGAATAAGGGAGCAAGATGCACGAGAGATTGGCATTGATAGCTTGGGCAGATCCGACGTTTTCCCCATCCCCAGAGGCACCTTGGAAAGTTGAGATAGACCCATCGTACAGACCAAGCTTGGTCCTTTCACCCCGCGAAAGGCTCACGATGTCAAACATCTCCACTGACGGCACATTGACCCCACGAATCTACGCCAACCAGACCTAAGGTGGGGGTCATGTTGGCGTTGGTCCACGACCCCATGACGCCGCTTCTGGACCGATTCGAGACAAAGCTGCTCCCCCACTCAAGCCATAGCTTGCTTTTCGCAGTGGAATCCCCGCGAAAAAGTGGTGCGGCTCCGCCATGTTACGAAATCCAATTCGCTAGAAGGTGACGATGTTTGCGGCGTCGAGGACGTTAGTCGTCGGCTGTTACCAGGTTTGGGCGGAGAAGTGTCCGGCGACGACGTTGGAGCTGGGGGTGAGGCTCGGGAGTTGTCCGGGGCCCCGGAATGGGGTCCCTGCTAGTAGCTGACTCGCTTCGTGCGGGGGACCAGCAGTGCATGGCGGGAATGATGATCGGAAATACgcaaagaattaactttcttcGATAACAAGGTACTTAGATCGGAAATACGCGTTGGATTCAATGTTGGTTGTACGGATAGTTGTACGGAATGAGGGTGCAGTGTTAGCAGCAAGCTGGCTGGTACAGACTCCATGGGTGTGTGCGCCGGTGCAGTGCATGTTGGTTCCTCAACTCCCTAGCCGTTCTGGGGCTAGTTCTTCTAATCCCTTAGCACCAAGTGCCGTGGACCATAGACGTCATAAACTTCCCGTTCCAATGGCGTTGGATTGCGCGTTGATGTGTGACATTGTTGGTCAACAAAGAAGAATTCTACCGTAACTAATCCTCTCCTTTCTCTAGGGTCAACAGTTTCTAGTGTGCCTTACTTTGCGAACACGGAGCATTTGCTCTGGTTCAGCCGAGCCCCATACTTGTGAACGGGTGGCCCGAGCCTTTGGGAGCTTAATACTACCCAATCTAATCAGTCCGCGACGCGTCTGTCTCATTTAATATGAAATTTACGCGATCATGCCAGAGCCTCTCCGCCTCATGACGCGGGATCTTTCTAACCGTCGCGCAAAAAAGGGCTAACTGAAATGGCCTTCAAACAAACCACACGTTCGTAAAACTCGACTACAAGTCCCATCATACAAAAAACATGGCTAAGATTCCAATGACTAGTCCATTTCGGGCCCAAACGCGCGCCGGGCGGTTCCCTCTCCCCACCATCACCCAAAAGACAGCGATTCCAACCCGAACCCGACCACAATGATTTGACGAGACACGGCGACACTGACGATGACCGTCAAGAAGCTAGCTCCGGCTCTCAAGCAGAGAAAGATGCTGAGCCTTCCAGTAACCCCCCACAAACGTCAGTAGCAGACAAAGTGAACGACATGATGAGAAAGTACACGTCGGGCATACCAACGGAACTTTCCGGCGCCAAAAAGTACTACGTGGTATGGAATGGAACGGAAACCGGTATATTCGAAAGTTGGGGCAAATGTCAGCCGTTGGTTGAAAGATATCCAGGGGCAGGGCGTAAGTTGCACCTCGAAAATTGCAAAAAACCAGTTCCCCGGGCTGACTGCTTGAACGCAGACAAGAAAACAACAACGTACAAAGACGCTGTGAGACACCATTCTGCTTCGCGATACAAAGAGTATGTCTGATGGGTTTTGTCATAGGTGGATCTCCTGCGTAACAAGTTGACAGAAAAGCTCGAGGCAGAAGAGCCAAGGTCTGTACCTCAACCGCAACCTTGTACTGCATCGCCAAACACATATGAGAGCACACCTCGGTATACTCCTCCCACGCCTAACAGCCGTA is a window encoding:
- a CDS encoding fungal cellulose binding domain-containing protein, with product MKFTPVVLAVAQVASAHYFFDTVVQDGTAGKSFQYIRDFTRATKYNPIKFSNNPAADIRDGSYIDGPDSRCNQGAYTNAAKTEVLDVTAGSDVTVKLGVGATMQHPGPALYYMSKAPDGSVKDYDGSGDWFKIGETGVCTQSGDFTKDAWCTWDKNTLTATIPKDTPSGEYLLRFEHIGVHKSFDHEPEHFVSCVQVKVTGGGNGIPGPLVKFPGAYKYTDPYVSFSLYNGYKAFPMPGPAVWTGGSSDVNNTSAAEATVPSNLPSTTLITATRSATPSAKAAAGCAKLRR
- a CDS encoding TNA1 is necessary for nicotinic acid import intothe cell — its product is MDMDKTERSSDQVEDVNADKLSQHGCNLIMPASLAALSQEEYERIGKKATLKMDLVIMPIMVIMYILNYLDRQNIASAKLADITTDLNLSQVEYQTTVSILFVGYILMQVPSNMIVGKIKWPGAYICCGMAAWGVISSLMAVVHNYEGLLMARFFLGFVEAIFFPGALYFLSLFYNRKQFALRTAILYSGSQLGNAFGGLFAIAILNLDGAHGLAGWRWLFLVEGVITVGLAIPFACILPNSNKKIPTLTQLECEWVQYNFAADQGQEDNSSEVTAMKGFMMAVTDPKTWMLMGVLYSTYIVGAVANFFPSVVGGLGFSRTMTYALTAPPFLLCVITMLLNGFHSDRKQERFLHIVIPLCITLVANIIAVSTTNTAARYVAMMLLPGSFYAAAVVVLSWITGSLAQPSVKRASAIALINAMCNTPNIWGSYLYYGAPRYVTAFIVNIAATGLAIGFATVTRIWLRRLNAKLDRGEDTGKHGPTQAQVAGGFRYLI
- a CDS encoding glycolate oxidase, which translates into the protein MVVSGTEVAKNNTKDSCWVVVHGQVWDVTDFLDEHPGGAKLIIKCAGRDATEDYDSIHNPDLITETLSPDRCLGPVDPATLPEPQDASSNAPEKQKPAFPHLGAIINADDFEKVAEKYLSPMGWAYYYSGAEDEQSLDDSRRIFRKLALRPRILRNVDSISTSTNILSLHTSLPFYISPTGQAKYAHSEAETILSRAAGKEGIMYCMPTKPSASVESIFGARVNEAQPLFFQLYVDRNRDKAQATIRKAERLGAKAIFVTVDSPVIGKRERDERLTAGDEPLSEPSGVAKTTASGLLNAGLTWADLTWIRQTTSLPIVIKGIQSVEDAVIAHEHGVDGIVLSNHGGRSQDTAQAPMLTLLEIRRYAPHLLFPGTRAKFHVFVDGGIRRGTDVLKAIALGATAVGIGRPFLYSMTAGYGEAGVRRLVQILRHELQTNMALAGATSVEEIVPEMVNSERAEKEVTGRVKL